The genomic stretch TGTACTCACCGGCACCAAAAGAAAAGGTGAATGATATGGCTGAAATGCGGTGACCATGCAAACACGCCCCCGGCTACCTGTCAAACGCGAGCAAGACCATATATCGTCCGAGCACAGTCAGAAAAATCTTGATATACTCCAAGCTAGCAAAATCTCAGTGCTGTCCAAGCCGCTCACCCTCCAGATAATTAATGGCCATCATAGTCAGCACCCCACACTCTCCAAGAATGCTGAAAAGCCCCTATTCACTGCGCGCGATGATTCGATCCCTGGCCAACAGAGCTCTTTCCACAGTTCGCCGACAAGGATGAGTCGCAGCAATTCTGTCCAGAAGCTCGGCCGTGTGCATATCGCCGAGTTGCTCCGCCAAGGCAATCAGCCCCAAGCGCTGAGGCACCTGACTTTTTGCATAATTGATGATGCGACCAGCCTCAATATCAAAAATATATTGCGGTCTAAAAGATAATGATTTTGGAGTAGGAATCATGTTCAGAGAGACAGAAAATTCTTCCGGAGGAAATTGTATATGAATATCTTTCCCTGCTCGAAAATACATTACTTTACCATTTGATAGTGTGGTATCTTCGGAAAAGTTTACGTCTACCTTCTCGCCAATTTCTCCACTAACCTTACTGGCATCATACTCATAAATAATAGTTCTATATCCAGATCCAAAATGTCCCACTGTTAGAAATGAAAAATTATGATCGTGGGGAAGCCCATATGCATAAAGCTCCGCTTCCTGAGACCAAGATATATTATCTGTGGGCATCCATATATTTGCTCTCAAGTAGAATCTCTTTCCATAAGCAAGCATGATAACTTGCGGAGAATAATAATTAGAATTTATATTATAACCACCACTTTCTATTATTCTTAATATTATATCACATAGAAATCTATTATTGTTAGACAACATCTTCAGCATTGGAGCCATATTTAATACACTTTCTTCACAATCAACATCAACGTTATTGTTTGCATATTATAAGAACTCTTCTAACGATATGGCCTCAGAGACATTTGTAGGAATCGTTAAAGCCATTTTAAGCCTCCACTAGATTTTTCCGCACACCTTCGACTCGAATCATCAAGCAGCCTATAAAACGACCGGGATCATCTAGATAAAGATCAAGTATACGTGCTCGTCGGGCACGATCGAAAAGCGTGAACAACGTTATGGTGTTGTCAAGCACAAGACGGACATTTGGCCGATCAAGTTTTTTCCAGGGCGAGATTGTCAGCCGGCCCTCCCGCACGGGATCGAAAGACGATTCGGTATCCGTAAGGAACTCGACCCTTGAGACAGCGTCATAAGGAACCAAACCACGCCAGCGGATGCCAAGCGCAATGCGCAATCCTTTCTCCTCCAACCGATGAGCCGTTTCCTTGATCAGTTGCCAATCTCCCCACAACCAAAAAATAGCGTATTCCCCCGCCAGAAAAAGCCCACCATGGATGGCCCAGTTGGCCGACACTGCCCCACCCCCGCTCACAAGCGAGGCGAGAAAGAGCAAAATCGGCAGATCCACAAACAGAAGCAGAAAGGAACCAGGTATGGCCAGCATGCGGTAATTGCCGTTTCGCCAAGCGCTAAAAGAATCCGGATCATGGGAATCGGGAACGTATCGCCTGGTTACGGTTAAAAAGCGCAGACAGGCGAGCATGACCTTAGCCTCAGCAAGAACGAACACGGCCAGCCGAGACCGACGCAGGCGAGCGAGAATGAGCCGGATTCTGCCCCCGCCAGGATACTCCTTTCGCACACGCCGTATGCTGCCCATCAGCCCTCCCTCCCCCCGGTCTTTTGCACTGCCGATTGCGCCTGGACCCTTCGAAGACTCTTCAATGCAGCTCTACGGACGTGCGGGTGAGGGTCCTGGAGAGCTTCCCTCAGCGCCACCAGGCAATCTTGCGGCCTTAACGTCCCAAGGCTCTGCATTGCCTGCCACCGAACAAAATGCCGGGGATGCCCCAAAAGCTTTTTCAGAGCAGAAATATCACTATCACGACCATCAGACATCTTGCCCAATGCCAAGGCCGCCATCTGCATGCGAGAATCCATGAAGCTAGCTGCGCTTACTCCGACCGGAAATTTATTTTTTCTATCAAAATGCCATATTAGGAATTCCTCAATATTATAATTAAGAATTAATAATAGAGTCGCCCTACCTATAGGGACCAAGTCTATGGCCTTCCCTCCAGGATTAAAGATAAAAATATCTCCAACGTTCATTATTTTCTTATCATGAAGATATAACTTGTATTCACGATTAAAAATATCATTATTAAACTTATTTCCCGTCACTTTATATGTTAACATCTTGACCCCACACGGCCCGACAACAGCAATCGCTGCCCTACTTGGAAAGGTAGATAGAAATTTACTAATTTCACTCCTCTCTAGTAAGATCAATGACAAACTTACCCCATCTCGCTCACCCAAAAGCAAGCGGCCAATGCCAGCCAATGTCTTAGGAAGATACGAATGATTATGAGACAGATTTACAAGGTACCTATCGACAATGACTCGCAAGTCAGGAGAGGAAACGATAATTTTAAGCTTTTCTTTTATATCGTCATCACAAAAAGACTTGCTAGATGATAGTAAATATTCAATAATATCACGTACCCCCAGATCACAATATTCAACAGAACAACAAATGTTATTGTTTTCACAATCAAATAAATCGTCAGATTTTATAATCATGGGAATCTACATTGACATTTATATATAATATTTCAAAACTGAACGTAATTCACAGAAAATTAGGTGACGGCATACCTTTCTCTTGCAAAGAGACGTACACCGCCACCTTCCACGCCCTAAGCGGTAACGATAATTATAGCAATGATAGACGCAATAAGTGCCGGATCTCCGCTCCCTGAAAGCGCGACTTGTTCTTCAAGATTCTCAAGAGACATCATCTTCTGATGGGCTTTACAGCTCATAGCATCTCTCCTTCTTTTACGGAGCCCCCGTACGAGACACAACTTTTAACATCTCAAGGGCTCTCCCCGCTGATCGCCGGATGCGGCCTCGTGCCCGCAACCGGTCACCTGCACACCGGTCGTAGAACCGGTGTAGTTATACTACACCCTCACGGATGTATCCCGTCAAGAGGGTCTCTGTTCACATTTGCGTGAGCAGTACGTGCATTTTCATGA from Gammaproteobacteria bacterium encodes the following:
- a CDS encoding HEAT repeat domain-containing protein is translated as MIIKSDDLFDCENNNICCSVEYCDLGVRDIIEYLLSSSKSFCDDDIKEKLKIIVSSPDLRVIVDRYLVNLSHNHSYLPKTLAGIGRLLLGERDGVSLSLILLERSEISKFLSTFPSRAAIAVVGPCGVKMLTYKVTGNKFNNDIFNREYKLYLHDKKIMNVGDIFIFNPGGKAIDLVPIGRATLLLILNYNIEEFLIWHFDRKNKFPVGVSAASFMDSRMQMAALALGKMSDGRDSDISALKKLLGHPRHFVRWQAMQSLGTLRPQDCLVALREALQDPHPHVRRAALKSLRRVQAQSAVQKTGGREG